A single region of the Apodemus sylvaticus chromosome 7, mApoSyl1.1, whole genome shotgun sequence genome encodes:
- the LOC127688413 gene encoding 3-ketoacyl-CoA thiolase B, peroxisomal-like, with protein MHRLQVVLGHLASRPESSSALQAAPCSAGFPQASASDVVVVHGRRTPIGRGGRGGFKDTTPDELLSAVLTAVLQDVKLKPEQLGDISVGNVLQPGAGAVMARIAQFLSGIPETVPLSTVNRQCSSGLQAVANIAGGIRNGSYDIGMACGVESMSLSKRGNPGNISSRLLENEKARDCLIPMGITSENVAERFGISRQKQDAFALASQRKAASAQSRGCFHAEIVPVTTTVLDDKGDKKTITVSQDEGVRPSTTMEGLAKLKPAFKDGGSTTAGNSSQVSDGAAAVLLARRSKAEELGLPILGVLRSYAVVGVPPDIMGIGPAFAIPAALQKAGLTVNDIDIFEINEAFASQALYCVEKLGIPAEKVNPLGGAIALGHPLGCTGARQVVTLLNELKRRGRRAYGVVSMCIGTGMGAAAVFEYPGN; from the exons ATGCATCGGCTGCAGGTAGTGCTGGGCCACCTGGCCAGCCGGCCCGAGTCGAGCTCCGCGCTGCAAGCTGCACCCTGCTCCGCTGGCTTCCCGCAGGCCTCGGCCTCCGACGTGGTGGTGGTGCACGGACGGCGCACCCCCATCGGCCGCGGTGGCCGCGGCGGCTTCAAG GACACCACCCCGGACGAGCTTCTGTCGGCCGTGTTGACCGCGGTTCTCCAGGACGTGAAGCTAAAGCCTGAGCAGCTAGGAGACATCTCCGTGG GCAATGTGCTTCAGCCCGGGGCGGGGGCCGTCATGGCGCGCATCGCCCAGTTCCTGAG CGGCATCCCAGAGACTGTACCTTTGTCCACAGTCAACAGACAGTGTTCATCAGGACTGCAGGCCGTGGCCAACATTGCCG GCGGCATCAGAAATGGGTCTTATGACATTGGCATGGCCTGCGG GGTGGAGTCCATGTCCCTGTCTAAGAGAGGGAACCCTGGGAATATTTCCTCCCGCCTGCTGGAGAACGAGAAAGCCAGAGACTGCCTGATTCCTATGGG GATAACCTCGGAGAATGTGGCTGAGCGGTTTGGCATttcaaggcagaagcaggatgccTTCGCACTGGCCTCGCAGAGGAA GGCAGCAAGCGCCCAGAGCAGAGGATGCTTCCATGCTGAGATCGTGCCTGTGACAACCACTGTCCTCGATGACAAGGGTGACAAGAAAACCATCACCGTGTCTCAGGATGAGGGTGTCCGCCCCAGCACCACCATGGAGGGCCTGGCCAAACTGAAGCCAGCCTTCAAGGATGGAGGCTCTACCACGGCTG GAAACTCCAGTCAGGTGAGTGATGGAGCGGCTGCCGTCCTGCTGGCCCGCAGGTCCAAGGCTGAGGAGCTGGGCCTCCCCATCCTTGGGGTCCTGAGGTCCTATGCAGTGGTCGGGGTCCCTCCTGACATCATGGGCATCGGACCTGCCTTTGCCATCCCTGCGGCCTTGCAGAAAGCAG GGCTGACTGTGAACGACATAGACATCTTTGAGATCAATGAAGCCTTTGCCAGCCAG GCCCTGTACTGTGTGGAGAAGCTGGGCATTCCCGCAGAGAAGGTGAACCCCCTGGGGGGTGCCATCGCCCTGGGCCACCCCCTGGGCTGCACTGGAGCAAGGCAGGTCGTTACACTGCTCAATGAGCTGAAGCGCCGAGGCAGACG ggcttatggcgTGGTGTCCATGTGCATCGGGACTGGGATGGGGGCAGCCGCGGTCTTTGAATACCCTGGGAACTGA